In a single window of the Hydrogenobaculum sp. 3684 genome:
- a CDS encoding methyl-accepting chemotaxis protein produces the protein MKKAISISKPLFKLYMDLESARIYSRSLAGGNTAVRPALEKAVENVNKDLEEAANINKKYGKDLNTTKDFELMEKTRQEINVIVENILYITEQTNLLALNAAIEAARAGETGRGFAVVADEVKKLAEKTGNFAKNISDMITNITKGTENTTSAIRDIYLYYKEIENKSKVAQEASEMVTTAAEEQNATVAYLAQNMISIREFSDKLSTATEELSATFNQLAKVAEELKQEMSKFKF, from the coding sequence ATGAAAAAAGCTATATCAATATCAAAACCACTTTTTAAACTATATATGGACTTAGAATCTGCAAGAATATACAGTAGATCTTTGGCTGGAGGAAATACAGCTGTCAGACCAGCCCTTGAAAAAGCAGTAGAAAATGTAAATAAAGATTTGGAAGAAGCGGCAAACATTAACAAAAAATATGGGAAAGACCTAAATACTACAAAAGATTTTGAGCTTATGGAAAAAACTAGGCAAGAGATAAACGTTATTGTAGAAAATATCCTGTATATAACCGAACAAACAAACTTACTAGCTTTAAACGCGGCAATAGAAGCCGCTCGTGCTGGTGAAACTGGTAGAGGATTTGCCGTAGTGGCTGATGAAGTCAAAAAACTTGCAGAAAAAACTGGCAATTTTGCTAAAAACATATCCGATATGATAACCAATATTACAAAAGGGACAGAAAATACAACCTCTGCAATAAGAGATATCTACTTATATTATAAAGAGATTGAAAATAAATCAAAAGTGGCACAAGAAGCCTCAGAAATGGTAACCACTGCTGCAGAAGAACAAAATGCCACAGTAGCCTATCTAGCACAAAATATGATTAGCATAAGGGAGTTTTCTGATAAATTATCAACAGCAACGGAAGAACTTTCTGCTACGTTTAATCAGCTAGCTAAAGTGGCAGAAGAGTTAAAACAGGAGATGAGTAAGTTTAAGTTTTGA
- the fsa gene encoding fructose-6-phosphate aldolase, translating into MQFFIDTANIDEIKQAIDWGILDGVTTNPTLAAKTGRPFMDVVKDILSIVDGPVSLETVSLDTEGMVKEGRFLAELGDNVVVKIPMTKEGMKAVNILEEEGIPTNVTLIFSPMQALIAAKAGASYVSPFIGRLDDISTDGLNIVRDIRIIFDNYGYETEIIAASIRHPIHVLEAAKAGADIATIPFNVLEALFKHPLTDIGIEKFLKDWEKVPNKPF; encoded by the coding sequence ATGCAATTTTTTATAGACACGGCAAATATAGACGAGATAAAACAAGCAATAGATTGGGGAATATTGGACGGAGTTACTACAAATCCTACATTAGCAGCTAAAACTGGAAGACCATTCATGGATGTAGTAAAAGATATACTTAGTATAGTGGATGGTCCAGTGAGTTTGGAGACGGTATCGTTGGATACAGAAGGTATGGTGAAAGAGGGCAGGTTCTTAGCGGAGCTTGGCGACAACGTGGTGGTAAAGATACCTATGACAAAAGAGGGAATGAAAGCTGTAAACATACTTGAAGAAGAGGGAATACCAACGAATGTAACCCTAATATTTAGCCCTATGCAAGCTCTTATTGCTGCAAAAGCAGGAGCCAGCTATGTATCACCGTTTATAGGAAGATTAGACGATATATCTACAGACGGGTTGAATATTGTTAGAGATATAAGAATAATATTTGACAACTACGGCTATGAAACCGAGATAATAGCTGCAAGTATAAGGCATCCAATACATGTACTTGAAGCTGCAAAGGCTGGGGCTGATATAGCCACTATTCCCTTTAACGTATTAGAAGCTTTATTCAAACATCCTCTTACCGATATAGGCATAGAGAAGTTTTTAAAAGATTGGGAAAAGGTCCCAAATAAGCCGTTTTAA
- a CDS encoding dihydroorotase translates to MSRYLLIKSTRLIEPNLNFDKEVDILIKDDKIDKISGHIDEKDCDIIDAKGLIACSGFVDIHAHLRDPGFTYKEDLESGMKAATFGGFTTIVCMPNTNPPIDNESIISYILLKAQKIGICDVKVSACVTKNRSGKELTDFYRLKKAGAVCFTDDGSPVQDQKLMLKALEMVSLLNSFVANHCEDDAFAGNGAFDEGAFSSVYGLPFRPSYAEDVMVARDCILSYETGGKLHIQHLSSSLSVDIVKFFKEKGANITCEVNPNHLALNSFAAFKKKTILKVNPPIRDYKTQEALIKALQEGIIDCIATDHAPHAKNEKLHPIKGAAGMLGFQVALPIMMSLVKDGVIDIKSLITLMSKNPAKILGFDNTIKEGALANLVLWHPSHEWLFDESINPSKSSNSPFLNSVLTSKVFYTIYKGKMVYRYS, encoded by the coding sequence ATGAGTAGATATCTTCTTATAAAAAGCACAAGACTTATAGAACCAAATTTAAACTTTGACAAAGAAGTTGATATTCTTATAAAAGATGATAAGATAGACAAAATATCAGGACACATTGATGAAAAAGATTGTGACATCATAGATGCCAAAGGACTAATAGCTTGCTCTGGCTTTGTGGATATACACGCCCATTTAAGGGATCCAGGCTTTACTTACAAAGAAGATTTAGAAAGTGGCATGAAAGCAGCTACGTTTGGTGGATTTACCACGATTGTTTGTATGCCAAATACAAATCCTCCCATAGACAACGAAAGTATTATATCTTACATACTCTTAAAAGCCCAAAAAATAGGAATATGCGATGTAAAAGTAAGCGCCTGCGTAACTAAAAATAGATCTGGTAAAGAACTTACAGATTTCTATAGACTTAAAAAAGCTGGAGCTGTATGTTTTACCGATGATGGATCGCCGGTGCAAGACCAAAAACTCATGCTAAAAGCTCTTGAAATGGTTAGCTTATTAAATTCTTTTGTGGCAAACCATTGTGAAGATGATGCTTTTGCTGGAAATGGCGCTTTTGACGAGGGAGCTTTCTCAAGCGTTTACGGACTACCCTTTAGACCCTCTTATGCAGAAGATGTGATGGTGGCAAGAGACTGTATACTTTCTTATGAAACAGGTGGTAAATTGCACATCCAACATCTTTCTTCTTCTTTAAGCGTTGATATAGTTAAATTTTTCAAAGAAAAAGGTGCAAATATAACCTGTGAAGTAAATCCAAACCATCTTGCTTTAAACAGTTTTGCGGCTTTTAAGAAAAAAACCATTTTAAAGGTAAATCCACCTATTAGAGATTACAAAACCCAAGAAGCTCTTATAAAAGCCCTACAAGAAGGAATAATAGATTGTATAGCCACAGATCATGCACCTCACGCTAAAAACGAAAAATTACACCCTATTAAAGGTGCCGCTGGTATGCTGGGCTTTCAAGTAGCCCTACCAATTATGATGAGTCTTGTAAAAGATGGTGTTATAGATATTAAAAGCTTGATAACACTTATGTCTAAAAACCCTGCTAAGATACTTGGTTTTGATAACACGATAAAAGAAGGAGCTTTAGCAAATCTAGTTTTATGGCACCCAAGTCACGAATGGCTTTTTGATGAAAGTATAAACCCCTCTAAGTCTTCAAATTCTCCTTTTTTAAATAGTGTACTTACTTCAAAGGTGTTTTATACCATATATAAAGGTAAGATGGTGTATAGATATTCTTAG
- a CDS encoding LexA family transcriptional regulator, protein MNIGQRLKYIRESKGISRRELAKMMGKDEVSFEQYLYKLESGKILNPGIELVESISKALGISPKDLLEKQEEHGDIETVFAIPIVDVKAGAGNPLYAEEYIYVNDIIPSRYLSAIKIKGDSMEPIIKDGEYVIIDTSSKDIINGKIYVISDKDGGLLVRRIYKLNDGFFRLLPENEAYKSQDVKASDIRIIGKAIKAVSPSRKLT, encoded by the coding sequence ATGAATATTGGACAAAGATTGAAATACATCAGAGAGTCAAAGGGTATTTCAAGAAGGGAATTGGCAAAGATGATGGGAAAAGATGAAGTGTCTTTTGAACAGTATCTATACAAATTAGAATCCGGAAAAATCTTAAATCCTGGTATAGAGCTTGTAGAATCAATATCAAAAGCCCTTGGTATAAGTCCAAAAGATTTGTTGGAAAAGCAAGAGGAACACGGCGATATTGAGACTGTTTTTGCAATACCCATTGTAGATGTAAAAGCAGGAGCCGGCAATCCTCTTTATGCAGAAGAGTATATATACGTAAACGATATAATACCATCTAGATATCTAAGTGCTATAAAAATAAAAGGCGATTCTATGGAACCGATTATAAAAGACGGAGAATATGTCATAATAGACACATCTTCTAAAGACATAATAAACGGTAAAATATATGTTATATCAGATAAAGATGGTGGGCTTTTGGTAAGAAGGATATATAAATTAAACGACGGGTTTTTTAGGCTTTTACCAGAAAACGAAGCTTACAAAAGTCAAGACGTAAAAGCAAGTGATATAAGAATAATAGGTAAAGCCATAAAAGCTGTTAGCCCTTCCAGAAAATTAACCTAA
- a CDS encoding class I tRNA ligase family protein, protein MKIKDFLKENKLSIGDNVRFLLEKLGKESLENTIESKLGEAAKMSKSKANTIDPAIAIEKYGADTIRLYILFAAPPEQDFEWIETSIEGVHRFLKRVFNFVTSNISILKAEYDTKEKNKDLYYEINKCIQRYRKDLEKYQFNTMIASAMELFNYLQDFKPSTDEDKYTLKEGVLTLLKMLYPMAPHITSELFEMIGYDEEIKLPALDESALVKEKIDIPVQINGKLRSTITIPAGADESLALQTALQDDKIKKYLDGKEIRKVIFVRDKLLNIVI, encoded by the coding sequence ATGAAGATAAAAGATTTCTTAAAAGAAAACAAGCTAAGTATTGGTGATAATGTTAGGTTTTTATTGGAAAAGCTAGGAAAGGAATCTTTGGAAAATACCATAGAATCAAAGCTTGGCGAAGCTGCTAAAATGTCCAAATCAAAAGCAAACACCATAGACCCAGCTATAGCTATAGAAAAATACGGTGCTGATACTATAAGGCTATACATACTTTTTGCGGCACCTCCAGAGCAAGATTTTGAGTGGATAGAGACTTCAATAGAAGGTGTTCATAGGTTTTTGAAAAGGGTTTTCAACTTTGTTACTTCAAACATCTCTATTTTAAAAGCCGAGTACGATACTAAAGAAAAAAACAAGGATTTATACTATGAAATAAATAAATGTATTCAAAGATACAGAAAAGATTTGGAGAAATACCAATTTAACACTATGATAGCATCAGCTATGGAGTTGTTTAACTATTTACAGGATTTTAAACCAAGTACCGATGAAGATAAGTACACTTTAAAAGAAGGCGTTTTAACGCTTTTAAAAATGTTATATCCAATGGCTCCTCATATAACAAGCGAGCTATTTGAGATGATAGGTTATGACGAAGAGATAAAACTACCAGCACTTGACGAATCTGCTCTTGTAAAAGAAAAGATAGATATCCCAGTGCAAATAAACGGTAAATTAAGAAGTACTATAACTATACCAGCTGGAGCTGATGAAAGTTTAGCTTTACAAACGGCTTTGCAAGATGATAAAATTAAAAAATATTTAGATGGTAAAGAGATAAGAAAGGTTATTTTTGTAAGAGATAAACTCCTTAATATAGTAATATGA
- a CDS encoding EAL domain-containing protein — MKVEALKHIKHYLENVNKKYGFVFSWIGLRKSDYTVFPLISSKENEDYLKYVKLRWDDSPYGNAPVGMAIKTAKIQYSNDMLNDKRFEPVYELLKKKNFLSIIAIPLFKDDNKVFGVFAGYSDKTEFFNEKNIYDISKDIENINQELVKIYKDELQIEEKINEYLNILYDMITYINKGTASNIDPKYLTVDVLNDLDKLLNADGSEFIIYNKTDNKVEMYVESDLFLENFSRPSFDLEMFGGLSSFVKHYMEKEHTANIDYEHDPYASKWYIEKGLKFINSTSINTYIYNKETACMLILARKNQILISETELNILKLINQALFSIFVTRKYLTDIDSLHIHLEEIATKDPLTGFYNKDMFDMFLENEVKKSAVRMMPNAFSYILIDIDNFKYINDAYGYQAGDIVIKELSNILKSSTRASDILARIGGDEFGIIAPDIKVQSAKVIMERINERLSSQPIILEDKKMYISLSVGISTCFEKEGQSLLISGFSDDDNTQNKRLSKAFCSKEEVKMLAEEALRKAKKSGKSSVVIASFQDKDMEYISKYELINNAINGNLIKPAFQPIFNLEDKKIIGFEALCRIEINDNIIYPDQFIEEAEDLGLINKIDLLMIRKACERISALNKKINSQSSLRLFVNISAKAFKDNRFFQDVVDIAKEYGMQNKLYIEITERESLSNLEKFEEIEEFLKYYGIHFVIDDFGSGYSSFLYLKFIKTEILKIDGAFVKNIVKNERDRAIVNGINIIAKHLNTKTLVEFIEDEETLDEIVKIGVNYGQGYYLGKPTFDLEKFFQ, encoded by the coding sequence ATGAAAGTAGAGGCTTTAAAACATATAAAACATTACTTAGAAAATGTTAATAAAAAGTATGGTTTTGTCTTTTCCTGGATAGGCTTAAGAAAAAGCGATTATACGGTTTTCCCGCTAATATCATCAAAAGAGAATGAAGACTATTTAAAATATGTAAAGTTAAGATGGGATGATTCACCATACGGTAATGCACCTGTGGGAATGGCAATAAAAACGGCTAAGATTCAATATTCAAATGACATGCTAAATGACAAAAGATTTGAGCCAGTTTATGAGCTTTTAAAGAAGAAAAATTTTTTGTCAATAATTGCTATACCTTTGTTTAAAGACGACAACAAAGTGTTTGGGGTTTTTGCGGGCTACTCTGATAAAACTGAATTTTTTAACGAGAAAAATATATATGATATATCAAAAGATATAGAAAATATAAATCAAGAACTTGTTAAGATTTATAAAGATGAACTCCAAATAGAGGAAAAAATAAATGAATACCTTAATATTTTATACGACATGATAACATATATAAACAAAGGTACTGCATCAAATATAGACCCGAAATATTTAACCGTAGATGTTTTAAACGATCTAGATAAGCTTTTAAACGCAGATGGTTCTGAGTTTATAATATATAATAAAACAGACAACAAAGTTGAAATGTATGTAGAATCTGACTTATTTTTAGAAAATTTTTCTAGACCATCCTTTGACTTAGAAATGTTTGGAGGTTTGTCATCGTTTGTAAAACACTATATGGAGAAAGAACATACAGCAAACATAGACTATGAGCATGATCCTTACGCTTCAAAATGGTATATAGAAAAAGGGTTGAAATTTATAAATTCTACATCTATAAATACATATATATACAATAAAGAGACTGCTTGCATGCTTATTCTTGCAAGAAAAAATCAAATACTTATATCAGAAACAGAATTAAACATACTAAAGCTTATCAATCAAGCTTTATTCAGCATCTTTGTTACAAGAAAGTATCTTACAGATATAGATTCTTTGCATATTCATCTTGAAGAAATTGCTACAAAAGATCCATTGACAGGATTTTATAATAAGGATATGTTTGATATGTTCTTAGAAAATGAAGTAAAAAAATCAGCCGTTAGGATGATGCCAAATGCTTTTAGTTATATATTGATAGATATAGATAACTTTAAATATATAAACGATGCCTACGGTTATCAAGCTGGGGATATAGTCATAAAAGAACTGTCCAATATATTAAAATCTAGCACTAGAGCTTCAGATATATTGGCTAGGATAGGCGGAGATGAGTTTGGAATAATCGCACCGGATATAAAAGTACAATCTGCAAAGGTGATAATGGAGAGAATAAACGAGAGGCTAAGTTCTCAGCCGATAATATTAGAAGATAAAAAAATGTATATAAGTTTATCCGTAGGTATATCAACGTGCTTTGAAAAAGAAGGGCAAAGCTTGCTAATATCTGGTTTCTCAGATGATGATAACACTCAAAATAAGCGCTTATCTAAAGCGTTTTGTTCAAAAGAAGAGGTTAAGATGCTTGCCGAAGAAGCGTTAAGAAAAGCAAAGAAAAGTGGGAAGTCTAGTGTGGTCATAGCCTCTTTTCAAGATAAAGATATGGAGTATATTTCAAAATACGAACTTATAAACAATGCTATAAACGGAAATTTAATAAAACCGGCGTTTCAACCGATCTTTAATCTTGAGGATAAAAAAATAATAGGTTTTGAAGCTCTTTGTAGGATAGAGATAAATGACAATATAATATATCCAGATCAGTTTATAGAAGAGGCTGAAGATTTGGGGCTTATAAATAAGATAGATTTGCTGATGATAAGAAAAGCTTGCGAGAGAATATCAGCGTTAAATAAAAAAATTAATTCACAAAGCAGTTTAAGGCTTTTTGTAAACATAAGTGCAAAGGCTTTTAAAGATAATAGATTTTTCCAAGATGTAGTTGATATAGCAAAAGAGTACGGTATGCAAAATAAGCTATACATAGAAATTACAGAAAGGGAATCTCTTTCTAATTTAGAAAAATTTGAGGAGATAGAAGAATTTTTAAAATATTATGGTATCCATTTTGTAATAGATGATTTTGGAAGTGGATATTCTTCATTTTTATACCTAAAGTTTATAAAAACGGAGATTCTAAAAATAGATGGGGCTTTTGTTAAAAACATAGTAAAAAACGAAAGAGATAGGGCTATAGTTAACGGTATAAATATAATTGCTAAACATCTTAATACAAAAACGTTGGTAGAGTTTATAGAAGATGAGGAAACTCTTGATGAAATTGTAAAGATAGGAGTAAATTACGGTCAAGGGTATTATCTTGGTAAGCCAACTTTTGATTTGGAGAAATTCTTTCAATAA